Proteins encoded in a region of the Populus alba chromosome 13, ASM523922v2, whole genome shotgun sequence genome:
- the LOC140954389 gene encoding uncharacterized protein: MELDAVNCSALERLTIHSKRIPSLYVSGCNNLIEIEGMEGMGKRWVIVSEDRSNLSNNLKQSLVQALCKGEEYDIVIADGEMPELFSNRAEGSSLSFHVPPGSDGNKIQGLVAWVVCAIDGNISAYQRGEAVIRNKSNGVQLFKRSIMLFTMSTNSSNQCSWVNHISLAALPPNAMKAGEQLELSVEVKHTSFEVQKCGVHMIVKKPEVEYFDDS, from the exons ATGGAACTGGATGCTGTTAATTGTTCGGCGTTGGAGAGACTGACAATTCATTCAAAAAGAATCCCATCACTGTATGTGAGTGGGTGCAACAATTTAATAGAGATTGAGGGTATGGAAGGTATGGGTAAGAGATGGGTCATTGTATCTGAAGACCGGAgcaatttatcaaataatttgaagcaGAGTCTTGTtcag GCATTATGCAAGGGTGAGGAGTATGACATTGTCATTGCTGACGGTGAGATGCCAGAATTGTTCAGCAATCGAGCAGAAGGATCTTCATTATCATTTCATGTACCTCCAGGTTCAGATGGTAATAAAATCCAAGGGCTGGTTGCTTGGGTTGTCTGCGCCATCGATGGAAACATATCTGCTTATCAGCGGGGAGAGGCTGTTATAAGAAATAAGAGCAACGGTGTTCAATTGTTTAAAAGATCAATAATGTTGTTTACGATGAGCACAAATTCAAGCAACCAGTGTTCTTGGGTAAACCACATATCATTGGCTGCACTTCCTCCGAATGCAATGAAAGCTGGAGAGCAATTGGAGCTATCTGTTGAAGTAAAACATACCTCTTTTGAAGTACAAAAGTGTGGAGTCCATATGATAGTAAAGAAGCCAGAAGTTGAATACTTTGATGACAGCTAG
- the LOC118044061 gene encoding uncharacterized protein has product MMSFLQKPVSMFLQVLFFLLLMCFPSFFAFPPNSSATSFAAAKYVATEGNKEAEALLKWKASLDDNHSQAVLSSWVGSSPCKWLGITCDNSGSVANFSLPHFGLRGTLQSFNFSCFPNLLTLNLWNNSLYGTIPSHISNLTKITKLDMSENHFSANIPLEIGLLTNLNLLDLSENNLTGLIPSSIGTLKHLSILYLWGNKLSGLIPPEIGSLQSLSDLELSSNDLTASIPSSIGNLRNLSILFLFDNKLSGLIPPEIGSLQSLSDLELSSNDLTGSIPSSIGNLRNLSTLDLSDNKLSGLIPLEIGSLQSLNYLDLSNNDLTGKIPSSIKNMRNVSTLDLSDNKLSGLIPPEIGSLQSLNYLDLSNNDLTGSIPSSIGNLRNLSTLDLLDNKLSGLIPPEIGSLQSLNYLDLSNNDLTGKIPSSIKNMRNVSTLDLSDNKLSGLIPPEIGSLQSLNYLDLSNNDLTGRIPSSIKNMRNLSTLDLLDNKLSGLIPPEIGSLQSLNYLDLSNNDLTGRIPSSTGNMTMITNLYLEMNNLSGCVPREIGQLESLVELSLFNNNLNGSLPPEMNNLTHLMSLQLSSNNFTGHLPRDLCLGGLLVNFTAHYNHFSGPIPKSLRNCTSLFRVRLEWNQLTGNISEDFGLYPNLNYMDLSHNNLYGELTWKWGGFHNLTSLKLSNNNITGEIPSELGKATGLQVIDLSSNLLKGTFPKELAQLKALFNLTLHNNHLSGVVPFEIQMLSQLRALNLASNNLGGSIPKQLGECLNLLQLSLSHNKFIGSIPSEIGFLHFLGDLDLSGNLLAGEIPLEIGQLKQLETMNLSHNKLSGLIPTAFVDLVSLTIVDISYNELEGPIPKIKGFIEAPFEAFMNNSGLCGNASGLKPCTLLTSRRKSNKIVILIIFPLLGSLLLLLTMVGCLYFRHHTSRERISLLGERQSPLSFAIWGYEEEILHETIIQATNNFNSNNCIGKGGYGIVYRAMLPTGQVVAVKKLHPSREGELVDLKTFRNEIRMLIDIRHRNIVKLYGFCSLMEHSFLVYEFIERGSLKMNLSSEEQAMGLDWSRRLNVVKGVANALSYLHHDCSPPIIHRDISSSNVLLNLEYEAHVSDFGIARLLMPDSTNWTSFAGTFGYTAPELAYTMRVNEKCDVYSFGVVTMEVIMGMHPGDLISSLSASACSSSSCSQINQHSLLKDVIDQRIPLPENGVAEGVVSIIKIAFACLLANPQSRPTMRQVASELIARWPPLPKSFSAITLEDLMPQTTVTG; this is encoded by the exons ATGATGTCCTTCCTACAGAAACCAGTCTCAATGTTTCTCcaagtccttttttttctccttctaatgtgctttccttctttctttgccTTTCCTCCTAATTCCTCTGCAACTTCATTTGCTGCTGCCAAATATGTAGCTACTGAAGGTAATAAAGAAGCGGAGGCTCTCCTAAAATGGAAAGCAAGTCTTGATGACAACCACAGCCAAGCTGTCCTGTCTTCTTGGGTTGGCAGCAGCCCTTGCAAGTGGCTTGGAATCACTTGTGACAATTCTGGAAGTGTCGCCAATTTCAGCCTTCCACATTTTGGTCTGAGAGGTACGCTTCAAAGTTTCAACTTCTCATGCTTCCCCAATCTTCTCACTCTCAATCTCTGGAACAATTCACTCTATGGAACTATTCCATCCCATATTAGTAACCTGACCAAAATCACCAAATTAGACATGAGTGAAAATCATTTCAGTGCAAATATTCCACTTGAGATAGGATTGTTGACAAATCTTAACCTTTTGGACCTTAGTGAAAATAATCTCACCGGTTTGATCCCATCCTCTATTGGAACTCTGAAACACCTATCAATTCTCTATCTATGGGGTAACAAACTCTCTGGCTTGATACCTCCAGAGATTGGATCACTACAGTCTCTTAGTGACCTTGAATTGTCGAGCAATGATTTAACTGCTAgtatcccttcttctattggaaatctgagaaacttatcaattctttttctctttgatAACAAACTATCTGGCTTGATACCTCCAGAGATTGGATCACTACAGTCTCTTAGTGACCTTGAATTGTCGAGCAATGATTTAACTGGTAgtatcccttcttctattggaaaTCTGAGAAACTTATCCACTCTTGATCTCTCAGATAACAAACTCTCTGGCTTGATACCTCTTGAAATTGGATCACTACAGTCTCTTAATTACCTTGACTTGTCAAACAATGATTTAACTGGTAAGATCCCTTCTTCtattaaaaatatgagaaaCGTATCCACTCTTGATCTCTCAGATAACAAACTCTCTGGCTTGATACCTCCTGAAATTGGATCACTACAGTCTCTTAATTACCTTGACTTGTCAAACAATGATTTAACTGGTAgtatcccttcttctattggaaaTCTGAGAAACTTATCCACTCTTGATCTCTTAGATAACAAACTCTCTGGCTTGATACCTCCTGAAATTGGATCACTACAGTCTCTTAATTACCTTGACTTGTCAAACAATGATTTAACTGGTAAGATCCCTTCTTCtattaaaaatatgagaaaCGTATCCACTCTTGATCTCTCAGATAACAAACTCTCTGGCTTGATACCTCCTGAAATTGGATCACTACAGTCTCTTAATTACCTTGACTTGTCAAACAATGATTTAACTGGTAGGATCCCTTCTTCtattaaaaatatgagaaaCTTATCCACTCTTGATCTCTTAGATAACAAACTCTCTGGCTTGATACCTCCTGAAATTGGATCACTACAGTCTCTTAATTACCTTGACTTGTCAAACAATGATTTAACTGGTAGGATCCCTTCTTCTACTGGGAACATGACTATGATCACTAACCTTTATCTGGAAATGAATAATTTATCTGGATGTGTTCCTCGGGAAATAGGACAACTTGAATCCCTTGTTGAATTGAGTTTGTTCAATAATAATCTCAATGGTTCTCTGCCCCCCGAGATGAATAATCTCACACATTTGATGAGTTTGCAATTGTCTTCAAACAATTTCACTGGCCATTTACCACGAGACTTGTGCCTTGGTGGGTTGCTTGTAAATTTTACAGCCCATTACAATCATTTTTCTGGTCCAATCCCTAAAAGCTTGCGAAATTGTACTAGTCTATTTAGAGTTAGGCTTGAATGGAACCAATTGACGGGGAATATTTCTGAAGATTTCGGCCTCTACCCAAACTTGAACTATATGGACCTAAGTCACAATAACTTGTATGGTGAGCTTACGTGGAAATGGGGAGGTTTTCACAACTTGACGAGCCTAAAATTGTCAAACAATAATATCACAGGTGAGATACCATCAGAGCTTGGAAAGGCTACTGGGCTACAAGTCATTGATCTCTCGTCAAATCTCCTGAAGGGGACATTTCCAAAAGAATTGGCGCAGTTGAAGGCGTTGTTCAACCTTACTCTTCATAACAACCATCTTTCTGGTGTCGTTCCCTTTGAAATCCAAATGCTATCTCAACTTCGTGCCCTTAATTTAGCTTCTAATAATCTTGGTGGATCAATCCCAAAACAACTGGGAGAGTGCTTGAATTTATTACAGTTGAGCTTGAGTCATAATAAGTTCATAGGGAGCATCCCATCTGAGATAGGCTTCCTGCATTTTCTTGGAGATCTAGATCTCAGTGGGAATCTACTGGCAGGAGAGATACCATTAGAAATTGGGCAATTGAAACAGTTAGAAACGATGAACCTCTCTCACAACAAACTTTCCGGTTTGATTCCAACTGCTTTTGTAGATTTGGTGAGCTTGACAATTGTAGACATCTCCTACAATGAACTAGAGGGCCCTATCCCCAAAATCAAAGGCTTCATTGAAGCTCCATTTGAAGCTTTTATGAATAATAGTGGTCTCTGTGGAAATGCCAGTGGTCTAAAGCCTTGTACACTTCTTACAAGCAGGAGAAAGAGCAAcaaaattgtcattttgattatttttcctCTCCTAGGCAGTCTACTTCTACTGCTTACCATGGTTGGATGTTTATACTTTCGCCACCATACAAGTAGAGAAAGAATCTCCCTCTTAGGAGAGCGACAAAGTCCACTCAGTTTTGCAATATGGGGCTATGAGGAAGAGATCCTACATGAAACTATCATCCAGGCCACTAATAATTTCAACTCCAATAACTGCATTGGGAAAGGGGGATACGGAATTGTTTATAGAGCCATGTTGCCAACAGGTCAGGTGGTTGCCGTGAAGAAACTTCACCCATCAAGAGAAGGCGAGCTTGTGGATTTGAAAACTTTTAGAAATGAGATTCGCATGTTAATAGATATTCGACATCGAAATATTGTGAAGTTATATGGATTTTGTTCATTAATGGAGCACTCTTTTTTAGTTTACGAGTTCATAGAAAGGGGAAGTTTGAAGATGAATTTATCTAGCGAAGAACAGGCAATGGGCTTGGATTGGAGTAGAAGGCTTAATGTTGTTAAAGGAGTGGCCAATGCATTATCCTATTTGCACCATGATTGCTCGCCTCCGATCATTCATCGAGACATTTCCAGCAGCAATGTTCTTTTAAATTTGGAATACGAGGCTCATGTTTCGGATTTTGGAATAGCTCGGCTCTTGATGCCTGACTCAACCAACTGGACCTCATTTGCTGGCACTTTCGGATACACAGCTCCAG AGCTAGCTTACACAATGAGAGTGAACGAGAAGTGCGATGTCTACAGCTTTGGAGTGGTCACAATGGAAGTAATAATGGGAATGCATCCGGGTGATCTCATCTCATCTCTTTCTGCATCAGCATGCTCCTCCTCGTCGTGCTCACAAATCAACCAGCATTCATTGTTGAAGGATGTGATAGACCAACGTATCCCACTTCCTGAAAATGGAGTTGCAGAAGGTGTGGTCTCCATTATCAAAATAGCATTTGCATGCTTGCTTGCCAATCCCCAATCTAGGCCAACCATGCGACAAGTAGCTTCGGAGCTCATAGCTCGATGGCCTCCGCTGCCAAAGTCATTCTCCGCAATAACATTGGAAGATTTGATGCCTCAAACAACTGTGACAGGCTGA